A single genomic interval of Daucus carota subsp. sativus chromosome 1, DH1 v3.0, whole genome shotgun sequence harbors:
- the LOC108192684 gene encoding transcription factor MYB14, whose translation MAAAFKKCPWTPEEDMQLVTYIRRYGIWNWSQMPKHAGLSRSGKSCRLRWMNYLNPEVRRGNYTQEEDEIIISLRHIGVGWSAIAARLPGRTDNEIKNRWHSHLKKRIANNVVEVTEPKIEQIDSTTDTLMTCEYPNDFVAPELPKLEEIYEDDPIPSYASNNIGASSISNNNIAPPAYVSSADPHISFWREPYSLEDVYGIDQCATYVDPEFGMPRAEDWFGEPFYPYYEVLY comes from the exons ATGGCAGCAGCTTTCAAGAAATGCCCTTGGACTCCTGAAGAAGACATGCAGCTAGTGACCTATATCAGAAGATATGGCATTTGGAATTGGAGCCAGATGCCTAAACATGCTG GCCTGTCAAGAAGTGGGAAGAGTTGCAGATTGAGGTGGATGAACTATTTGAATCCGGAAGTTAGACGTGGCAACTACACTCAAGAGGAAGATGAAATCATAATCAGCCTGCGCCATATTGGAGTCGG TTGGTCTGCAATTGCAGCAAGGCTTCCTGGACGAACTGATAACGAAATCAAAAATCGCTGGCACTCCCACCTCAAGAAACGAATAGCTAACAATGTGGTGGAAGTCACTGAACCAAAAATAGAGCAAATAGATTCCACAACAGATACACTAATGACATGTGAATATCCAAATGATTTTGTTGCTCCCGAACTTCCTAAATTAGAAGAGATCTATGAAGATGATCCTATCCCATCCTACGCGTCAAACAATATTGGAGCTTCCTCAATCTCAAACAACAATATTGCTCCTCCGGCTTATGTAAGCAGTGCTGATCCTCACATAAGTTTCTGGAGAGAGCCATATTCGTTAGAAGATGTGTATGGTATTGATCAATGTGCAACATATGTTGATCCTGAATTCGGAATGCCACGGGCTGAAGATTGGTTTGGAGAGCCTTTTTATCCATATTATGAAGTGCTATACTGA